One part of the Anaeromyxobacter sp. Fw109-5 genome encodes these proteins:
- the dnaN gene encoding DNA polymerase III subunit beta has translation MELKIGVAELAKALGRSQGIVEKKSTMPILSHVLLEAKGGHLVVSATDLDLAVSSEHGEHCEVLKEGALAVSARHLYEIVRALPEQQVTLKRAHNNYLEVRSGPSEFRIVGLPAEDFPALPRFEKVTFSDVKPEDLLDMIERTFFAVSNDETRYNLNGVYFEPGPEVLRLVATDGHRLSLSERSIGGTFGLKRGVILPKKGLHELRKLLGEAVEAGADAGETKLGFVENSAIFRRPGVILSMRLIEGLFPDYRQVIPKQGEKVLRLGRDRFLETLRRVSLLSSDKAHAVKLELGQGTLKVLSQNPDLGEAKEEVPVEYAGEPLKIGFNARYLMDVLGVVKSAEVQLELADDLSPGVMRGGDEKDAGFTAVVMPMRI, from the coding sequence ATGGAACTGAAGATCGGCGTGGCGGAGCTGGCCAAGGCGCTCGGGCGCTCCCAGGGCATCGTGGAAAAGAAGAGCACGATGCCGATCCTCTCCCACGTGCTCCTCGAGGCGAAGGGCGGCCACCTCGTGGTCTCCGCCACCGACCTCGACCTCGCGGTCTCCTCGGAGCACGGGGAGCACTGCGAGGTCCTGAAGGAGGGGGCCCTCGCCGTCTCCGCACGCCACCTGTACGAGATCGTGCGGGCCCTGCCCGAGCAGCAGGTGACGCTCAAGCGCGCGCACAACAACTACCTGGAGGTCCGGAGCGGCCCCTCGGAGTTCCGCATCGTCGGCCTGCCCGCCGAGGACTTCCCCGCGCTGCCGCGCTTCGAGAAGGTGACCTTCTCGGACGTGAAGCCGGAGGACCTGCTCGACATGATCGAGCGGACCTTCTTCGCCGTCTCGAACGACGAGACCCGCTACAACCTGAACGGCGTCTACTTCGAGCCCGGGCCCGAGGTGCTGCGCCTCGTCGCCACCGACGGCCACCGCCTGTCGCTCTCGGAGCGCTCGATCGGCGGGACCTTCGGCCTGAAGCGCGGCGTGATCCTCCCGAAGAAGGGCCTGCACGAGCTGCGCAAGCTCCTCGGCGAGGCGGTGGAGGCCGGCGCGGACGCCGGCGAGACCAAGCTCGGCTTCGTCGAGAACAGCGCCATCTTCCGCCGTCCGGGCGTGATCCTCTCCATGCGGCTCATCGAGGGGCTCTTCCCGGACTACCGCCAGGTCATCCCGAAGCAGGGCGAGAAGGTGCTCCGCCTCGGGCGCGATCGCTTCCTCGAGACGCTGCGCCGCGTCTCCCTCCTCTCCAGCGACAAGGCGCACGCGGTGAAGCTCGAGCTCGGCCAGGGCACGCTCAAGGTGCTCTCGCAGAACCCCGACCTCGGCGAGGCGAAGGAGGAGGTGCCGGTCGAGTACGCCGGCGAGCCGCTCAAGATCGGCTTCAACGCCCGCTACCTCATGGACGTGCTCGGGGTGGTGAAGAGCGCCGAGGTGCAGCTCGAGCTCGCGGACGACCTCTCCCCCGGCGTCATGCGCGGGGGCGACGAGAAGGACGCCGGCTTCACCGCGGTGGTGATGCCGATGCGGATCTGA
- a CDS encoding DNA replication/repair protein RecF — MKLLSLAVQDFRNLAQVELLPSPRATVLLGENGQGKTNLLEAIYFLTTLKPLRTARLAELVRHGAQTGLVAGDFDGPGGTRRVAVQVAPGGRVALLDGKPQERLDAYFDGLAAVCFAPDDLLLVKGGPEGRRRFLDRAAFNRWPAVLGEAREYVRALRARNAALRGGSPEVEASFRGPLVRAGARIVRRRRDLVEELAPRVSTAFREISGPAAPEARFAYRPAAGVQAEVGEAELAERLEHALAQRLERDRDRGFTSVGPHMDELVLALDGRGARAYASQGQQRALVLALKIAEIENLRAALGRPPLLLLDDVSSELDPTKNRYLLAYLAALPAQAFLTTTDRRLIEPAAGPDTAFYKVEGGMVSPLIS, encoded by the coding sequence GTGAAGCTCCTCTCCCTCGCCGTCCAGGACTTCCGGAACCTCGCCCAGGTCGAGCTCCTTCCCTCGCCGCGGGCGACGGTGCTCCTGGGCGAGAACGGCCAGGGGAAGACGAACCTCCTCGAGGCCATCTACTTCCTCACCACCCTGAAGCCGCTGCGCACCGCGCGGCTCGCCGAGCTCGTCCGCCACGGGGCGCAGACGGGGCTCGTGGCGGGGGACTTCGACGGCCCCGGCGGGACGCGCCGGGTGGCGGTGCAGGTCGCCCCCGGCGGGCGCGTGGCGCTCCTCGACGGCAAGCCGCAGGAGCGGCTCGACGCCTACTTCGACGGGCTCGCCGCGGTCTGCTTCGCCCCGGACGACCTGCTCCTCGTGAAGGGTGGGCCGGAGGGGCGGCGCCGCTTCCTGGATCGCGCCGCCTTCAACCGCTGGCCGGCGGTGCTCGGCGAGGCCCGGGAGTACGTGCGGGCGCTGCGGGCCCGCAACGCCGCGCTGCGCGGCGGGTCACCCGAGGTCGAGGCGAGCTTCCGCGGCCCGCTCGTGCGCGCCGGGGCGCGCATCGTGCGGCGGCGGCGCGACCTCGTCGAGGAGCTCGCCCCGCGGGTGAGCACCGCCTTCCGCGAGATCTCCGGGCCGGCGGCGCCCGAGGCGCGCTTCGCCTACCGGCCCGCGGCCGGGGTGCAGGCGGAGGTCGGGGAGGCGGAGCTCGCCGAGCGCCTCGAGCACGCGCTCGCGCAGCGGCTGGAGCGCGATCGCGATCGCGGCTTCACCTCCGTCGGCCCGCACATGGACGAGCTCGTGCTGGCCCTCGACGGCCGCGGCGCGCGCGCCTACGCGAGCCAGGGCCAGCAGCGGGCCCTCGTGCTGGCCCTCAAGATCGCGGAGATCGAGAACCTCCGCGCGGCGCTCGGGCGCCCGCCGCTCCTCCTGCTCGACGACGTGTCGTCGGAGCTCGATCCCACCAAGAACCGCTACCTGCTCGCCTACCTGGCGGCCCTGCCGGCGCAGGCCTTCCTCACCACCACCGACCGCCGCCTGATCGAGCCCGCGGCGGGACCGGATACGGCCTTTTACAAGGTGGAGGGTGGGATGGTGAGTCCGCTCATTTCCTGA
- the gyrB gene encoding DNA topoisomerase (ATP-hydrolyzing) subunit B — translation MLEGLEAVRKRPHMYIGDVGERGLHHLVYEVVDNSVDEAMAGRANEITVTIHADSSITIVDNGSGIPIGPHPSVKGMDTLDVVLTKLHAGGKFESNAYKVSGGLHGVGVTCVNALSEWLKAEVYREGKVWLQRYDRGTPAGKVTAVGETQRRGTKITFKPDATIFEVTEFSFETLSGRLRELAFLNAGLTITIEDERSGKKHEFLFKDGIREFVGYLNKSRDVLFQPPISLRQEVETERGTALVEIALQWNDGYDEKVFAFANNIHNHEGGTHLIGFKAALTRTINAYGQKNNLFKDLKDELPSGDDMREGLAAVISIRLPGASFEGQTKTKLSNTEAKSMVETMLNERLGAFLEENPNVAKRVCAKVAEATRARIAARKARETVRRKGALDGASLPGKLADCQSRDPRESELFIVEGDSAGGSAKQGRDRRTQAILPLRGKILNVEKARFDKMLSSAEIATMITALGTGIGPEEYDVSKIRYHKIVIMTDADVDGSHIRTLLLTFFFRQMPELVEKGYLYIAQPPLYRVQKGKKESYLKDEAALDDFLLQLGTEKAKLVAGDLVVEGADLKRLAQDAIRYRGLLARVDRRRDSRIVDAAVQLGDLDLELLKHHEQVKEQVQKIFDKAQKLHPELEVRLAKIERDEEHGCDALVFQTTMSGATRTTRIDFDYLSGPEWGELAGLYGELAELGAGPHKLRTGDGEEEVDDVFGAVEVLKRAATAGQTIQRYKGLGEMNPEQLWETTMDHARRTLLQVRVDDTVEADEVFSVLMGDAVEPRREFIEKHALDVQNLDI, via the coding sequence GTGCTCGAGGGCCTGGAGGCGGTCCGCAAGCGACCGCACATGTACATCGGCGACGTGGGGGAGCGCGGGCTCCACCACCTCGTGTACGAGGTCGTCGACAACTCGGTCGACGAGGCGATGGCGGGCCGCGCGAACGAGATCACCGTCACCATCCACGCCGACAGCTCGATCACCATCGTCGACAACGGCTCGGGCATCCCCATCGGCCCTCATCCCTCGGTGAAGGGGATGGACACGCTCGACGTGGTGCTCACGAAGCTCCACGCCGGCGGCAAGTTCGAGTCGAACGCCTACAAGGTCTCCGGCGGCCTGCACGGCGTCGGCGTGACCTGCGTGAACGCGCTCTCCGAGTGGCTCAAGGCGGAGGTCTACCGCGAGGGCAAGGTGTGGCTGCAGCGCTACGACCGCGGCACGCCGGCCGGCAAGGTCACGGCGGTGGGCGAGACGCAGCGGCGCGGCACCAAGATCACCTTCAAGCCGGACGCGACGATCTTCGAGGTGACCGAGTTCTCCTTCGAGACGCTCTCCGGCCGCCTGCGCGAGCTCGCCTTCCTGAACGCCGGGCTCACCATCACCATCGAGGACGAGCGCAGCGGCAAGAAGCACGAGTTCCTGTTCAAGGACGGCATCCGCGAGTTCGTGGGCTACCTCAACAAGAGCCGCGACGTGCTGTTCCAGCCGCCCATCTCGCTGCGCCAGGAGGTGGAGACCGAGCGCGGCACGGCGCTCGTCGAGATCGCCCTCCAGTGGAACGACGGCTACGACGAGAAGGTCTTCGCCTTCGCGAACAACATCCACAACCACGAGGGCGGCACCCACCTCATCGGCTTCAAGGCCGCGCTCACCCGCACCATCAACGCGTACGGGCAGAAGAACAACCTCTTCAAGGACCTGAAGGACGAGCTGCCCTCCGGCGACGACATGCGCGAGGGGCTCGCGGCGGTCATCTCCATCCGGCTGCCCGGGGCGAGCTTCGAGGGGCAGACGAAGACCAAGCTCTCCAACACCGAGGCGAAGAGCATGGTCGAGACCATGCTCAACGAGCGGCTCGGGGCGTTCCTGGAGGAGAACCCCAACGTCGCGAAGCGCGTCTGCGCGAAGGTGGCGGAGGCCACCCGGGCGCGCATCGCCGCCCGCAAGGCGCGCGAGACCGTGCGCCGCAAGGGCGCGCTCGACGGCGCTTCACTGCCGGGAAAGCTGGCCGACTGCCAGTCGCGCGACCCGCGCGAGTCCGAGCTGTTCATCGTGGAGGGCGACTCCGCGGGCGGCTCGGCGAAGCAGGGCCGCGACCGGCGCACGCAGGCGATCCTCCCGCTGCGCGGCAAGATCCTGAACGTGGAGAAGGCCCGCTTCGACAAGATGCTCTCGTCCGCGGAGATCGCGACCATGATCACCGCGCTCGGGACGGGCATCGGGCCGGAGGAGTACGACGTCTCCAAGATCCGCTACCACAAGATCGTCATCATGACGGACGCGGACGTCGACGGCTCGCACATCCGGACGCTGCTCCTCACCTTCTTCTTCAGGCAGATGCCGGAGCTGGTCGAGAAGGGCTACCTCTACATCGCCCAGCCGCCGCTCTACCGGGTGCAGAAGGGGAAGAAGGAGAGCTACCTCAAGGACGAGGCGGCCCTCGACGACTTCCTGCTGCAGCTCGGGACCGAGAAGGCCAAGCTCGTCGCCGGCGACCTCGTCGTCGAAGGGGCGGACCTGAAGCGCCTCGCCCAGGACGCGATCCGCTACCGCGGGCTGCTCGCCCGGGTGGATCGGCGGCGCGACAGCCGCATCGTGGACGCGGCCGTCCAGCTCGGCGATCTGGACCTCGAGCTGCTGAAGCACCACGAGCAGGTGAAGGAGCAGGTGCAGAAGATCTTCGACAAGGCCCAGAAGCTCCACCCGGAGCTGGAGGTCCGCCTCGCCAAGATCGAGCGGGACGAGGAGCACGGCTGCGACGCGCTGGTGTTCCAGACCACCATGTCGGGCGCGACGCGCACCACCCGCATCGACTTCGACTACCTGTCCGGCCCGGAGTGGGGCGAGCTCGCCGGGCTGTACGGGGAGCTGGCGGAGCTCGGCGCCGGCCCGCACAAGCTGCGGACCGGCGACGGCGAGGAGGAGGTGGACGACGTCTTCGGCGCGGTGGAGGTGCTGAAGCGAGCGGCGACCGCCGGCCAGACCATCCAGCGCTACAAGGGGCTCGGCGAGATGAACCCCGAGCAGCTCTGGGAGACGACGATGGATCACGCCCGCCGCACGCTCCTGCAGGTCCGCGTCGACGACACCGTGGAGGCGGACGAGGTGTTCAGCGTGCTGATGGGCGACGCGGTCGAGCCGCGCCGCGAGTTCATCGAGAAGCACGCCCTCGACGTGCAGAACCTCGACATCTGA
- a CDS encoding 3-oxoacyl-ACP synthase III family protein, producing MPRAAFAALGTFVPDRVVTNEELTRLMETSDAWIQERTGIRERRWVREGTENSDLALEATRRALDGAGWKASDIEAIVYASLSPDHMFPGDGCFLNAKLGIPGVPALDIRNQCSGFLYGLSVVDAWIRAGVYRRVLLVGSEIHSTGLDVSTRGRDVAVIFGDGAGAALLEATDDPGRGVLSVHLHADGRYAKELWTDAPGSKYHPRVQPAHIESGAVYPHMEGQKVFKHAISKMPEVVRTALERNGLTTRDLKLLVPHQANLRISQMVQRSLELSDEQVFNNIQKYGNTTAGSIPIALAEGIETRGVKRGDLVGLCAFGAGFTWGSALVRW from the coding sequence ATGCCCCGCGCCGCCTTCGCCGCCCTCGGCACCTTCGTCCCGGATCGCGTCGTCACGAACGAGGAGCTCACCCGGCTCATGGAGACGTCCGACGCCTGGATCCAGGAGCGGACGGGCATCCGGGAGCGGCGCTGGGTGCGCGAGGGGACGGAGAACTCGGACCTGGCCCTGGAGGCGACGAGGCGTGCGCTCGACGGCGCGGGCTGGAAGGCCTCCGACATCGAGGCGATCGTCTACGCCTCGCTGTCTCCCGATCACATGTTCCCGGGCGACGGCTGCTTCCTCAACGCGAAGCTGGGCATCCCCGGCGTGCCCGCGCTCGACATCCGCAACCAGTGCTCCGGCTTCCTGTACGGGCTCTCCGTCGTGGACGCGTGGATCCGCGCCGGCGTGTACCGGCGCGTGCTGCTCGTGGGCTCGGAGATCCACTCCACCGGCCTCGACGTCTCGACGCGCGGCCGCGACGTGGCGGTGATCTTCGGCGACGGCGCGGGCGCGGCGCTCCTCGAGGCGACCGACGACCCGGGCCGCGGGGTGCTCTCGGTGCACCTGCACGCCGACGGCCGCTACGCGAAGGAGCTGTGGACCGACGCGCCGGGCTCCAAGTACCACCCGCGCGTGCAGCCGGCGCACATCGAGTCCGGCGCGGTCTACCCGCACATGGAGGGGCAGAAGGTCTTCAAGCACGCCATCTCCAAGATGCCGGAGGTGGTGCGCACCGCCCTCGAGCGGAACGGGCTGACCACGAGGGACCTGAAGCTCCTCGTGCCCCACCAGGCGAACCTGCGCATCAGCCAGATGGTGCAGCGCAGCCTCGAGCTCTCCGACGAGCAGGTGTTCAACAACATCCAGAAGTACGGCAACACCACCGCCGGCTCGATCCCCATCGCGCTCGCGGAGGGGATCGAGACGCGGGGCGTGAAGCGCGGCGACCTCGTGGGGCTCTGCGCCTTCGGGGCGGGTTTCACCTGGGGGAGCGCCCTGGTAC